A section of the Jannaschia sp. S6380 genome encodes:
- a CDS encoding FAD-dependent oxidoreductase — MTPELPRQARVVIIGGGVIGCSVAYHLARLGWTDVVLLERKRLTCGTTWHAAGLIAQLRASAPATRLAKYSADLYAGLQDETGVATGLRTTGSVSVALTDARLEELRRNASMARAFGVDVEELSPAEIAARYPAMDLTGVTGGVWLPGDGQGDPANISHALAKGARRRGVRIAEGVRVTGIDVADGLARGVRYDLAGEPGTIAADHVVNCAGMWAHEVGRMAGVNVPLHACEHFYIVTEAIAGLERLPVLRVPDECAYYKEDAGKILLGAFEPKAKPWGMAGIPADFEFDELPPDFDHFEPILEQAIARLPMLAEAGIHTFFNGPESFTPDDSYHLGPSPEVANIWVAAGFNSIGIQSAGGAGMALAQWMQEGEAPFDLVDVDVARNQPFQRNRRYLRDRASETLGLLYADHWPFRQKTTARGVRRSPFHAHLSDLGAVFGELAGWERANWFAEPGQPREYEYAWGPQNWFDNAAREHRAIREGAGFYDMSSFGKLRIEGPDAATFLNRVCGGDMDVPPGRIVYTQMLNSRAGVEADVTVTRLSETAFLMVTPAAARVKDEAWLRRHVGDARVVITDMTAAEAVLAVMGPSARDVMAAISPDDFGNDAFPFGTAREIELGYALARAHRVSYVGELGWELYVPADMAAHVLETLLAADTGARPVGLHTMDNCRMERAFRHMGHDITPADHVVEAGLGFAVKTGKGCDFIGRDAVLRRRETGPERRILQFRLRAPRVMLYHNEPIVRDGRIVGHITSGAYGHHLGGAMGLGYVPCAGESVADLLASEFAIEVAGRRMPADASFAPMYDPKGMRLKM, encoded by the coding sequence ATGACGCCCGAACTTCCGCGCCAGGCGCGTGTCGTCATCATCGGGGGCGGGGTCATCGGCTGTTCCGTCGCCTATCACCTGGCCCGCCTCGGGTGGACGGACGTCGTGCTTCTTGAACGCAAGCGCCTGACCTGCGGCACGACCTGGCACGCCGCTGGCCTGATCGCGCAGCTGCGCGCCTCGGCACCGGCCACGCGGCTGGCGAAGTACTCCGCCGACCTCTACGCGGGGCTGCAGGACGAGACCGGCGTGGCGACGGGCCTGCGGACGACCGGGTCCGTCTCGGTCGCGCTGACGGATGCGCGGCTGGAGGAGCTGCGCCGCAACGCCTCCATGGCGCGGGCCTTCGGCGTCGATGTGGAGGAGTTGTCGCCCGCCGAGATCGCCGCCCGCTATCCCGCGATGGACCTGACCGGCGTGACCGGTGGCGTCTGGCTGCCGGGCGATGGGCAGGGGGATCCGGCCAATATCTCGCATGCGCTGGCCAAGGGTGCGCGCCGTCGCGGCGTGCGCATCGCCGAAGGCGTTCGCGTCACCGGGATCGACGTGGCTGACGGGCTCGCGCGGGGCGTCCGCTATGACCTGGCCGGGGAGCCGGGAACGATTGCGGCGGATCACGTCGTGAACTGTGCCGGCATGTGGGCGCATGAGGTCGGGCGCATGGCCGGGGTCAACGTGCCGCTGCATGCCTGCGAGCATTTCTATATCGTCACCGAGGCCATCGCGGGTTTGGAGCGGCTGCCCGTGCTGCGCGTCCCCGACGAATGCGCCTACTACAAGGAGGATGCGGGCAAGATCCTGCTAGGCGCGTTCGAGCCGAAGGCGAAACCCTGGGGTATGGCGGGGATCCCGGCCGATTTCGAGTTTGACGAATTGCCGCCGGATTTCGACCATTTCGAGCCTATCCTGGAGCAGGCGATCGCGCGCCTGCCGATGCTGGCCGAGGCGGGGATCCACACCTTCTTCAACGGGCCCGAGAGCTTTACCCCGGACGATTCCTATCATCTGGGCCCGTCGCCCGAGGTCGCGAACATCTGGGTGGCGGCCGGTTTCAACTCGATCGGCATCCAGTCCGCCGGGGGCGCTGGCATGGCGCTGGCCCAGTGGATGCAGGAGGGCGAGGCGCCGTTCGACCTGGTGGATGTCGATGTGGCGCGCAACCAGCCGTTCCAGCGCAACCGTCGCTATCTACGCGACCGCGCGTCGGAAACGCTGGGCCTCCTTTACGCCGATCACTGGCCCTTCCGACAGAAGACCACCGCGCGTGGCGTGCGTCGGTCGCCGTTCCACGCGCATCTGTCCGACCTCGGCGCGGTGTTCGGCGAGCTTGCGGGGTGGGAGCGGGCGAACTGGTTCGCCGAGCCCGGCCAACCCCGCGAATACGAATACGCCTGGGGGCCGCAGAACTGGTTCGACAACGCCGCCCGCGAGCATCGGGCCATTCGCGAGGGCGCAGGATTCTACGACATGTCGTCCTTCGGCAAGCTGCGGATCGAAGGACCGGATGCGGCGACCTTCCTGAACCGGGTCTGCGGTGGCGACATGGACGTCCCGCCCGGCCGGATCGTCTATACGCAGATGCTGAACTCCCGCGCCGGGGTGGAGGCCGACGTGACCGTCACGCGCCTGTCCGAAACGGCGTTCCTGATGGTCACGCCGGCAGCCGCGCGGGTGAAGGACGAGGCCTGGCTGCGCCGGCATGTCGGCGATGCCCGCGTCGTCATCACCGACATGACCGCCGCCGAGGCGGTCCTGGCCGTCATGGGCCCTTCGGCCCGCGACGTCATGGCCGCGATCAGCCCGGACGATTTCGGCAACGACGCCTTCCCCTTCGGAACCGCGCGCGAAATCGAACTGGGATATGCCCTGGCCCGCGCGCATCGTGTCTCCTACGTGGGGGAGTTGGGGTGGGAGCTGTATGTCCCGGCCGACATGGCGGCGCATGTGCTGGAGACCTTGCTGGCGGCGGATACGGGCGCGCGGCCCGTCGGCCTGCATACGATGGACAACTGCCGGATGGAGCGGGCCTTTCGCCACATGGGCCACGACATCACCCCGGCCGACCACGTGGTCGAGGCGGGGCTGGGCTTCGCGGTCAAGACCGGCAAGGGCTGCGATTTCATCGGGCGGGACGCGGTGCTGCGCAGACGCGAGACCGGGCCCGAACGCCGCATCCTGCAGTTCCGTCTGCGCGCGCCGCGGGTGATGCTCTATCACAACGAGCCCATCGTCCGGGATGGCCGGATCGTCGGACACATCACGTCGGGCGCCTACGGGCACCATCTGGGCGGGGCGATGGGCCTGGGCTACGTGCCCTGCGCGGGCGAAAGCGTCGCCGATCTGCTGGCGTCGGAGTTCGCGATCGAGGTCGCGGGCCGCCGGATGCCGGCGGACGCATCCTTCGCCCCGATGTACGACCCCAAGGGCATGCGCCTGAAGATGTAG
- a CDS encoding FAD-dependent oxidoreductase: MNDTNRTLPGQARVVIIGGGAVGVSALYHLARAGWTDCLLLERNELTAGSTWHAAGNCPNFAGSWTVMNIQRYSMALYRGLADAVGYPMNYHVTGAIRLAHSDERMQEFEHVRAMGAMQGLRMEMMTPDDIRRANPFVEIHDLKGGLWDPEDGDIDPAQLTQALAKGARDLGARIVRHCPATGVRREGAAWVVETEQGEVSCDHVVNAAGYYAARVAEWFAPHGRPPLPMAVMSHQYLLTEPIAEIADWTQANGRKLPMIRDPDVSYYLRQEKTGLNLGPYERNCRSEWADGTMPEDFSFQLWQEDLDRIEDYVADAMERMPALATAGVSSVINGPIPYTPDGLPLIGPMPGVANAWDANVFTFGIAQAGGAGKVLADWITTGATEWDCWDVDPRRFGSYASDPAYARAKAEEVYGHEYAMQFPHMRWPAGADRLTSPLHDRWLAKGAVMGSFGGWERALWFQRPGDDTGWDATQTWRRDGPWHARVAEEVTAVRDGCGIIDLSGFSRFDLSGTGASDWLAGRVAGRLPAEGRMTLAYFAGPTGRFATEMSVARTGPDAFTLITAAVARDHDRDLLARDVPDTLTLRDRSEDLACLLLTGPASRDLLAPVTDADLDLPWLSVQEARVAGCAARLNRVSFAGELGWEIHALRGDLHAIHDALNGAVPFGMWALDSMRIEKAYRAWGTDLSPGYTLREVGSDRFIRPEAKGPEPKRALAPLTLADCGYDPRPMSPVWHGDALVGEVTSAAFGHRIGAPVALAMLDQAAAPPGTAVEVEIFGRRVPATVHADAPLWDPANERLRA; encoded by the coding sequence ATGAACGATACGAACAGGACCCTCCCCGGCCAGGCGCGGGTCGTCATCATCGGCGGGGGCGCGGTCGGCGTCTCGGCGCTCTATCATCTGGCGCGGGCGGGGTGGACCGATTGCCTCCTGCTGGAACGCAACGAATTGACGGCCGGGTCGACCTGGCACGCCGCCGGCAACTGTCCGAACTTCGCGGGCAGCTGGACCGTGATGAACATCCAGCGGTATTCGATGGCGCTCTATCGCGGGCTGGCCGATGCCGTGGGCTATCCGATGAACTATCACGTTACCGGCGCCATCCGGCTGGCCCATAGCGACGAGCGGATGCAGGAGTTCGAGCACGTCCGCGCCATGGGGGCGATGCAGGGCCTGCGGATGGAGATGATGACCCCCGACGACATTCGCCGGGCGAACCCCTTCGTCGAGATCCACGACCTGAAGGGCGGGTTGTGGGACCCGGAGGACGGCGACATCGACCCCGCCCAGCTGACGCAGGCCCTGGCCAAGGGCGCGCGCGACCTGGGCGCGCGGATTGTCCGACATTGTCCGGCCACCGGCGTGCGACGGGAGGGCGCCGCCTGGGTCGTCGAGACCGAACAGGGCGAGGTATCTTGCGACCATGTCGTCAACGCCGCCGGGTATTACGCCGCCCGCGTGGCCGAATGGTTCGCGCCGCATGGCCGCCCGCCCTTGCCGATGGCGGTGATGTCGCACCAGTACCTGCTGACCGAGCCGATCGCGGAGATCGCGGATTGGACGCAGGCCAACGGTCGCAAGCTGCCGATGATCCGCGACCCGGATGTCAGCTACTACCTGCGGCAGGAAAAGACCGGCCTGAACCTTGGGCCCTACGAACGGAACTGCCGGTCCGAATGGGCCGACGGAACCATGCCGGAGGATTTCAGCTTCCAGCTCTGGCAGGAGGATCTGGACCGGATCGAGGATTACGTGGCCGACGCGATGGAGCGGATGCCCGCGCTGGCCACGGCGGGCGTCAGCAGCGTCATCAACGGCCCCATCCCCTATACGCCCGACGGTCTGCCCTTGATCGGCCCGATGCCCGGCGTGGCGAACGCGTGGGACGCGAACGTGTTCACCTTCGGCATCGCCCAGGCGGGTGGGGCGGGCAAGGTGCTGGCCGACTGGATCACGACCGGCGCGACGGAATGGGACTGCTGGGACGTCGATCCCCGCCGCTTCGGTTCCTATGCCAGCGACCCCGCCTATGCACGCGCCAAGGCCGAGGAGGTCTATGGCCACGAATATGCGATGCAATTTCCGCATATGCGCTGGCCCGCCGGGGCGGACCGCCTGACCTCGCCCCTCCACGACCGTTGGCTGGCGAAGGGTGCCGTGATGGGCAGTTTTGGTGGCTGGGAACGGGCCCTATGGTTCCAGCGTCCGGGCGACGACACCGGTTGGGATGCGACCCAGACCTGGCGCCGCGACGGCCCGTGGCACGCCCGCGTGGCCGAAGAGGTCACGGCGGTTCGGGATGGGTGCGGCATCATCGACCTGTCGGGTTTTTCCCGGTTCGATCTGTCGGGGACGGGCGCGTCCGACTGGCTGGCCGGCCGCGTCGCCGGACGGCTGCCGGCGGAGGGGCGGATGACGCTGGCCTATTTCGCCGGCCCGACGGGCCGCTTCGCCACCGAGATGTCGGTTGCGCGCACCGGGCCGGACGCATTCACGCTGATCACGGCGGCCGTCGCGCGCGACCATGATCGCGATCTGCTGGCACGGGATGTACCCGACACGTTGACGTTGCGCGACCGGAGCGAGGATCTCGCCTGCCTTCTGCTGACCGGCCCGGCATCTCGCGACCTGCTGGCGCCGGTGACCGATGCCGACCTGGACCTGCCCTGGCTGTCGGTTCAGGAGGCCCGGGTCGCCGGGTGCGCTGCACGGCTGAACCGTGTCAGTTTCGCGGGGGAGCTTGGCTGGGAAATCCATGCGTTGCGCGGTGATCTTCATGCAATTCATGACGCCTTGAATGGCGCAGTCCCGTTCGGGATGTGGGCGCTCGACTCGATGCGGATCGAAAAGGCGTATCGCGCCTGGGGCACGGACCTTTCGCCCGGCTATACCCTGCGGGAGGTCGGATCCGACCGGTTCATCCGCCCCGAGGCGAAGGGCCCCGAGCCCAAGCGCGCCTTGGCCCCGCTGACCCTGGCGGATTGCGGATACGACCCCCGCCCCATGTCGCCCGTTTGGCATGGCGACGCCCTGGTGGGCGAGGTCACGTCGGCCGCGTTCGGGCACCGGATCGGCGCGCCGGTGGCGTTGGCCATGCTGGACCAGGCCGCCGCCCCGCCCGGCACAGCCGTGGAGGTGGAGATCTTCGGCCGCCGTGTCCCGGCGACCGTCCACGCCGACGCCCCGCTCTGGGATCCGGCGAACGAAAGGCTCCGCGCATGA
- the aroQ gene encoding type II 3-dehydroquinate dehydratase, which translates to MTEILVLNGPNLNLLGQREPDIYGAATLADVETSCRALDLAEVTFRQSNHEGQLVDWIQEARGTFDAIVINPGAYSHTSIAILDALSAFKGRVVEVHVSNIHRREAFRHHSYVSNRADAVIAGLGVEGYLAALRWLAGQGDR; encoded by the coding sequence ATGACCGAAATACTCGTGCTGAACGGACCGAACCTGAACCTGCTCGGCCAGCGGGAACCCGATATCTACGGCGCCGCCACGCTGGCCGATGTCGAGACGTCGTGCCGGGCGCTGGATCTGGCCGAAGTGACGTTCCGACAGTCCAACCACGAGGGGCAGCTCGTCGACTGGATCCAGGAGGCGCGGGGCACCTTCGATGCGATCGTCATCAACCCGGGCGCCTACAGCCATACGTCGATCGCGATCCTCGATGCGCTGTCCGCCTTCAAGGGCCGCGTGGTGGAGGTGCATGTCTCGAACATCCACCGGCGCGAGGCGTTCCGGCATCATTCCTATGTCTCGAACCGGGCGGATGCGGTGATCGCGGGGCTGGGGGTCGAAGGGTATCTCGCCGCGCTGCGCTGGCTTGCCGGTCAGGGCGACAGGTAG